In the genome of candidate division KSB1 bacterium, the window GTTACGAAAACACCTGGCGGAATATAGTTGGCCATCGTTGGATATTGAAGTGCGATGGACTCAGCTTCGGTTTCATCAATTTCGTTTGCGTACTCTACTTTGGCACCGGGAAAGCGCATGGGATCTTTGCCAATGCTGTAAACCAAAACTTCAGTGCGCTCATTCGTACTGATCGCAGAGATTTTCAACGGATAAGTCAATGAGGTATTTGCATAATCAAACGTGATTTTGACCGGTGAAGTCGTTGCAGCCCACCATTGATTGATCAATGGCGGAACTTGACTCGGATCCAGCTTCATTGCCACAAAAAACCAATTTTTCGTTATATAGTCCGCCAGTACTTGAGCATCGGCGGGATCAAATTTGTAATTGTTTTCATTCAGCCATTGAGTTAAATCATCAGCGCTTGTGGCCTGTAAAATCGCGGCCTGAAACATCCCGACGATCTCTTCGCTTATCACGGTCACGCCACTGGCTGCATCTTGAACGAGGTCACCTTCGGCAAAACTACGCAGAAATGCCGGCCCGACAATTTGATTATTATCGTCGCAGCCGCAGCCACTGGTACTCTGCCGGATAATGGGTTGCGTCATAAAGCTGGCCTCAGTAAAGATGTTTGAGCCAACGGTAGAAAGACTCGGTTCTGCCGGCACCGGCACAAGAATACCGAAATCGCGGGCATCGCCCTCAAAGTGTACCTGCGGAATTAAAGAGACTTCACCTTCCCCAAAAACCAGGATTGTTCGTTGAGCCACGCCAAATATATCGCGACCATTTTGCGGAAAAATAACGCAGTAGCTGTCCCCGCTCTCATAAGAGACAGCGACCATCAAAAAGAGTGCGGACCAAACTGCGAGCATATTAATAATTTTTCTCATGACTTTACCTCCTAAGTTGTAGTTTTTATTTCAAATTTAATCTTTATTTGTCTTAATATTGAGTATCCGGTTTTCAAAATCGATGACTTCGAGAACGTAGGTAAATTTCCCGGAGCCAAGCGGTGTTTCGCCTACAAAGTCAATCGGCTGAATAATAAATTCATTCTCGTCCACAAAGAGTCGAACGTAAGCATATCGGTAGGCCACCTCAAAAGTTTTATAACGCGACTTCTCATCGCTTTTTATTGTACCGTAATTTATCGGCTCATCATAAGTGTTGACTTCCACGCGCAGAAAGTCGTACTCACTGGCATTGTGAATGCGGATAAGTGTGGAATTTTCTCCAAATATATCACAGGATATTAAGCCAAACCCAATCACGAAAATCAGGATACTAAGAAAAAACTTTGTCAGTGATTTCTTTTTCATCGATTCGCAACACCTCTTTCAATTACCCTTGAAATTTCTTGTCTCATAGCCTATCTCCTCGTCTGCAATCCCCTGGTGAAAATCCACATAAATAGAACTCGGAAAGCCAAAGTTACTATCGTATTCAATATTAAAAACTGCCACACTATCCGGATTGATAGATTCAACAAATTCGAGAAGCTGGGAAATCGTTTTAAAAAAATCAAAGTTTTCGCTCGGTAAAGAACGGCCATCTTCCAGGTCGGTAATTTCGACAATTGCACCGAATTCGACAGTTATTTTATGAAATCGTCCGGCAGGCGGAGCACAGAAACAAATGACACTCTGCTCAAACTCATAATTCTCAATATTGAGTACCTGCCATTGAGAATGGGTTAACATTTCAGGGAAATTGATAGACTCGTTTTTACACGAGGATATTAGAAAAACAAGAAAAAAGGAACTGATATAAAAAAACATTTGCTTCATATTACTCTCCGAATTTATACCCTAGCCCCACAAGCAAATTTGCACCGGAGAGATCAAATTTATACCGGTCTCTGTCTCTTTTAAAGGTTATCTCCAAAAAGCGGTAACTTGCTTCTGCAAAAAATGAAACTCGCTTCGAGATAGGAAATTCGGGCGTCAAGGAAAGATGTGCGCCCACAGCCCGGCCTGTTCCGGATTTTTGCTCGACGATTCTTTCCTTGCCAAACACATATTCAATGCCGGCTCCCAGCCGAACGATGGGATGCCCGGAAGTTAGCGGATTGGTTTCCAGCGAAAGTGAAACTCCGGTCAGAGTCAAGTCGGCGGCGTTCCCGGCATTGAAGTCCGGCGATTGATAGAAGGGATCGCCGCTGCGGTTGAATGAGTTCACGCCAAATTTCAAGCGCCCCTGTTTTCCCAAAGGCGATGAAAGCACTATTTTCCCTAGCGGAGCATCGCCATAAATATTCTGGATTTCTTCATCGATAGGTGTAAACACGCCTCCGAGTGCAATGAGCTGCCAGCCGCTGTTTGATTGAGCAATGAGTTGCAGGGGGAACAGGCAAGTGAGCAGTGCAATGATTTTTAGTTTCATGGTTCTACCTCCGAAATAATTATTTTGGCTATAAACGTAAAAGAGCGCCCAGGATCGCTTTGGTATCAGGATCGATAATTATTAAAAATCTCAATTTCATTTTATTTTCAAATTAATGAAAAAGCAAACCTGACTTGAGCCTCTATCCATGAGAATAAAAACCAAGGAGGAGGAGTAAACGGGGTTATGCTAAATCTATTTGATACCTGTGGCGGGTTAGCTTTTTTCATTTTTCTCAACTCAAAAACTACTCAATAATTTTCGATGTAATCAAATGCTTCTGGATTGGATAGGAAACACCATCTACGTTAGCTGAGATCAATTTTGATAGGCCGTCGGCCGTTTTGTATTCGACAAGCCCGACTCCCGGCGCATACTTACACACACGTTCAGGTCCTTGGGTGACTGGCATATCAAACAAAACCTCAATGCAGTTCGTGAAATTACCTGCCGGCACCAAAACGACTTCGTCCGTATTAGGTATTCCCGCTTTGAAAGCGCCATAGCTCTGCCATTCGGCTCCCTTGCCAAGATTAAAGTCGATTAACAGGAAGTCTTTTTCAAAGTAATTGATGAAAACTTTCCCGCCGTCATCGACTCGATAAAAGCTGCTATCGGAATAAGCGTTATTTTCAAAGCTTCTTTTGAAGATAAAATATTCTTTTTCGTTTATTGTTCTGCCGCCGACAACCTCAATCGTCCAGGTGAAGTTCTTTTCCACATTTTTATAAGTCCATGAGTCTCCTTTCCCAACCGGGAAATATTGGTTCGATTTGTCATCCATACTAAAAACAAATGAATGAAGAGAGGCTGACAAAGTTACCAGAGCAAGAAGAGTATTCAACTTTTTCATTTAATTTACCACATCAAGGTATTTTTGTATGGGACTTCCACCAGGTATGGACACCAGGACCGCTCGAATTGCAAATCGCCCGGTAAGAGCATCGCCGTTATTGTCGCGGCCGTCCCAGGTGACTTGATAAGATTTTGTTTCGCCAGGTTGAATATCCAGCGTCCAAATTTGTAAAGTGAAGGCTTTCCCGTGAGCCCAGTTCCAGACCAAAAACTCCGGTCCATCCCCTACCACCGGCTCCTTCACAGCCAGAAAGTCAAATACTTGTCCCGACTCAAATCTAAGCCTAACCGATCGGTCGCTGACATTTGTGACCAAAAGCGTCATCTCTACACTTTCATCCGGGTTTATTTGGGATTGACTGAGCCGCAGATCAAACTGTAGACCATAGCCGGTTACTTTAGAGATGAGTCCCAAAATTCCTTGAATAATTCTGGCAAGATTTTCAGGAACGGAGATGCCATCAGTATGCACCGTTTTACTCTGATCGTTTTCACGGTAAGAAATGGCATAAATAAAAGCGTCAGCCGTGCGATTATCAATGTATGAGTCGTTTAATCCAAAAAAATCATTTTCGGTCATCAATTTTTTGATATCTTCCAGTTGTGCCGGCGCGAGTTGAATTTTCCAATTGGCTCCCGGGCGCAAGCTGTCTTTAAAAAAAGCATTGCCGGACTCATCCACCTGCAAATTTTGCTGGACTCCGGCAAATCCACCGGAAATGTCGACATTCAGAAAAATGGTTCCCGGTGCAACAATTTCCTGCGGAGTGTCGGTTTGTTGCTCACCCCCACTAAAAGGTGATGGAAAGTCGCAGGCAACGAAAAACAGAACAAAAAGAGTAATTGTTGAATAAATAACACGTTTCATTGTCACCTCAGGTTTTGATATGAATTAGAATCATGCAGTTTACTTGCAACGGGTATGCCAAAATAGAAAATAGAGATTTCAAATTTCTATTCATCCGGATTCCATGCGCAAAAAACTTTCTGGCTCCGTTTGCAGCAAGGTTTTTAAAATTAATTCAACAGGAAGTAGGCACATTTGTGTATCAGAAATCTGAGATTTCATCAAAAATCTGATAAAAATGCAGCTTAAAAGCGAAAATCAAACCCGGCGGTGAGAATGGCTTTGCGATAAAACCGGCTGCG includes:
- a CDS encoding DUF2330 domain-containing protein, with product MRKIINMLAVWSALFLMVAVSYESGDSYCVIFPQNGRDIFGVAQRTILVFGEGEVSLIPQVHFEGDARDFGILVPVPAEPSLSTVGSNIFTEASFMTQPIIRQSTSGCGCDDNNQIVGPAFLRSFAEGDLVQDAASGVTVISEEIVGMFQAAILQATSADDLTQWLNENNYKFDPADAQVLADYITKNWFFVAMKLDPSQVPPLINQWWAATTSPVKITFDYANTSLTYPLKISAISTNERTEVLVYSIGKDPMRFPGAKVEYANEIDETEAESIALQYPTMANYIPPGVFVTKLRRTFTKSEMQQDIEIETTEDRREFREIRYVNNSGFGWAGILILAIVLFLNRRKKTNAT